The following is a genomic window from Deinococcus aerolatus.
GGTGTAGCGCTGGCGGCTGGTGCGGCCATGCACCGTGATCAGTGACGCGCCCGCCGCCTCCAGCCCCTGCGCGACTTCCACGCTGCGGTCTGTGTCCCAGCCCAGGCGAATCTTGGCGCTCACGTCCAGGGCCGTGGCCGCCCGCATGGCCCCCACCAGCGCGTAGGCCACTTCCGGCGTCTGAAGCAGGCATGCGCCGCCCTTGCCCCGGATCTTGGGCACCGGGCAGCCCATGTTCAGGTCGATGGCCGCCGGGGCAAACCATGCCTCGGCGCGGGCCACCGCAGCGGAAAGCAGTTCCGGCTCCGCACCGAACAGCTGCACGGCCCTGTCCCGCTCGCCGGCGTAGGGACGGCCCAGATTCAGGCGCTCACTGTCGCCGCCCAGCACCAGCCCGCGCGCGCTGATCATCTCGCTGACGGTCCACAGCGCCCCCTGCTCGGAGGCCAACTGCCGCATCGGCGCGTCGCTGTAGCCCGCCATCGGGGCCAGTACTGCCCCCGGACGGGCCAGCCGGGCCGCGTAGAACCCCGGAGCGGCGGGCGCCGCAGAGGAGGCAGAGGAGGAGGCAGAACCGGTCACCCCCGAAGGGTAGCGCACCCCCACCCCCCCTGACATGAATCTCCGCTCAAGCGCCGAAACGCCCGCTGTTCATGCCCTGCCCTGGGGGCGGGGTGTATGCTTTGCATACGTCCAGTCATCCTTTCTTCCCCCATTCCTGCCGTTCTGGACAGGAGGCTCAGCCTTGAATTTCACACCACTGGCGCTGCACCACGCGCCGCTGCTGCACATGCTCTACGCCGCCGCTCCCGGATACTTCGCGCTTCTCGGAAGCCGCGTCCCGTCCCTGAGCGAGGTGGAACGGGACGTCGAGATCGCCCTGCTCGACCCGCGCCGCAGGCTGGAACTGCTGCATGACCCCCACGGCGAACTGGTGGGCAGCCTCGACTACAAACTCGACTACCCCCAGGCCGGTGACCTGACCATCAACCTGCTGCTGATTCGTGAGGACCGCCAGTCCCAGGGGCTGGGCGAGGCGGTCATGCGCGGGCTGGAGGGGCGGCTGCCCGCCAACACCGAGCGCGTGCTGGCCAGCGTCCTGGGCGACAACCCGCGTGGCGCCCGTTTCTGGGAGCGCCTGGGCTACACCTTCACGGTGGACGCCCGCCCGGTCATGACCTGGTACGCCAAGCCGCTGCATACCCGCCTGCACGAACCCGATCCCGGTCTGAGCGTGGCAAGCGACTAACCGAACTCCTGCCGCCTTGGCCTGTCGCCCGACGTCACTCCTGCCGCGCCCGGCGATGGCCAGAGTGAACAGGGCACCAGGAAAAAGCCCTCCCCGTGGAGAGAGGGCTGGAGGTGTGGTTCGGGCCGCTAGATGTCCTGACTGCCGCTGTCCATCCGGACCACCCTGGGCATGAACTGCGCCACCACATCCACCAGGTCGTTCTGACGTTCCAGCACGTCCCCGATGCGCTTGTAGGCCTGCGGCGCCTCGTCGATGCCGCCGCCGATCAAGGTGACGCCGCGCTGCTTCAGGTAGGCGGTCACCTCTTTTTTCACCAGCGTGTTGGCGGCGGCCTTGCGCCCCAGCTGACGGCCCGCACCGTGGCTGGCGCTGGCCAGGGCGTCCGCGTGGCCCCGGCCGCGCACCACGAAGCCGGGATCGGCCATGCTGCCGGGAATCAGGCCCAGCTGCCCCCTTGCGGCGGGCGTCGCGCCCTTGCGGTGGACG
Proteins encoded in this region:
- a CDS encoding tRNA dihydrouridine synthase → MAGYSDAPMRQLASEQGALWTVSEMISARGLVLGGDSERLNLGRPYAGERDRAVQLFGAEPELLSAAVARAEAWFAPAAIDLNMGCPVPKIRGKGGACLLQTPEVAYALVGAMRAATALDVSAKIRLGWDTDRSVEVAQGLEAAGASLITVHGRTSRQRYTGEADWDAIARVAASVGVPVVGSGDILSAETARQRQRESGVATVMIGRGSVGNPWIFRALAGGQGGEDRPSPQVRARTALRHAELQTRFYDDDSGRLTLRPLRKVLPRYLPDYPELHADLTQVVTVTDVEQVLAPLLGTNPAQTGATASAAAEYAVSYP
- a CDS encoding GNAT family N-acetyltransferase gives rise to the protein MNFTPLALHHAPLLHMLYAAAPGYFALLGSRVPSLSEVERDVEIALLDPRRRLELLHDPHGELVGSLDYKLDYPQAGDLTINLLLIREDRQSQGLGEAVMRGLEGRLPANTERVLASVLGDNPRGARFWERLGYTFTVDARPVMTWYAKPLHTRLHEPDPGLSVASD